A genome region from Bacteroidales bacterium includes the following:
- the gcvH gene encoding glycine cleavage system protein GcvH, translating into MNIPENLKYTKDHEWIKVEGGEAIIGITDFAQGELGDIVFIEVETVGEELDKEETFGTIEAVKTVSDMFMPISGEVLEFNQKLEDTPELINSDPYGGGWIIKIKIKNASELDDLLSSTEYAGTINS; encoded by the coding sequence ATGAATATTCCTGAAAATTTGAAATATACAAAAGACCATGAATGGATAAAAGTTGAAGGTGGTGAAGCAATTATCGGGATTACCGATTTTGCTCAAGGCGAACTTGGTGATATTGTTTTTATAGAAGTTGAAACAGTCGGAGAAGAACTTGATAAAGAAGAAACATTCGGAACAATTGAAGCAGTAAAAACAGTTTCAGATATGTTTATGCCGATTTCCGGAGAAGTTCTTGAATTTAATCAAAAACTTGAAGACACACCCGAATTGATAAATTCTGATCCATATGGTGGCGGATGGATAATTAAGATAAAAATAAAAAACGCCTCTGAACTTGACGATTTATTATCAAGTACAGAATATGCCGGCACAATCAATTCATAA